One window of Candidatus Nitrospira kreftii genomic DNA carries:
- a CDS encoding Cation efflux system protein CzcA, with product MMERLIRLSLEQRRIVLLAVAALMVGGVASFNHLPIDAFPDVTPVQVQVITRAPALAPPEIERLVTFPLEIELTNLPGKTELRSVSRFGISVITVVFKDTVDIYFARQLILERLVQARSQLPQGAEALLGPPSTGLSEVFMYLVESPSQNLRDLRTLHDWVIRPMLRAVPGLADVDTLGGLAKQYEVLVNPNRLTSLNLTLRQVQTAITENNQNAGGSYIEKGGDKLVVIGEGLARSSEDLEHIVVATHNGTPVYLRDVAQVRQGHAVRLGGVTRDGEGEVLEGIAVMLRGGNSREVVSAVKDKVALINQVLPAGVTVIPFYDRIELITQALDTVERALLEGAAVVILVLYLFLRNLRGALVVALTLPMATLATFLIMQRTGLSANLMSLGGLAISLGMIVDAAIVQVENVERHLSEQPEGGASLETLSERLPVVLRAVLEVRRPSLFGELIIALTFVPLLALEGIEGKMFVPLAVTVVIALLSSLVLSMTVVPVMAAMLMRPHPAKEAGQALRRGRRFYRWFLGQAIRNTSLVVGAATALLIGGLALIPFIGREFVPIMDEGSIVVNLVRLPSISLSESLTIAGDVERLLLGIRDVRSVVSRTGANELGTDPMGMELSDMYVLLKPESEWEAPSKRDIEEQVRSRLDQVPGVVFGLSQPIAMRVDELVSGVRSQVAVKLFGDDLDVLQVKGEEIARTLRQVTGMSDIRIEQISGLYYLKLDIDRSRVARHGINVADITEVIQAVGVGMEAGEVFEGQRRFPIVVRFPDDRRNDVESIAALWVTAPDGSRIPLRELADIRIVEGPAQISREQASRRIVVEANVVGRDLVGAVEEAQAAVETHVQLPPGYYVTWGGQFENQQRAMRRLAIVVPIVIGLIFLLLFLTFGNLRQAALILLAIPFAMVGGLVALLIGGLYLSVPASVGFIALFGVAVLNGVVKISYINQLREQGMALDEAVLTGMVLRLRPILMTALVAALGLTPLLLASGPGSEIQRPLATVVIGGLISSTALTLIVLPVLYRWIEQRAEKRASDAQSGMPLTTVPRSS from the coding sequence ATGATGGAACGGTTGATCCGCCTCTCGCTGGAGCAGCGGCGGATCGTGCTGCTTGCGGTGGCGGCGTTGATGGTAGGTGGGGTCGCATCGTTCAACCATTTGCCCATCGATGCGTTTCCAGACGTGACGCCTGTCCAAGTCCAAGTCATCACCCGTGCCCCTGCGCTCGCTCCTCCGGAAATCGAGCGGCTCGTGACCTTTCCGCTTGAGATCGAATTGACCAATCTGCCGGGCAAAACGGAATTGCGGTCGGTCTCGCGCTTCGGGATCTCGGTGATTACTGTCGTATTCAAGGATACCGTCGATATTTATTTCGCGCGGCAGCTGATCTTGGAGCGACTCGTCCAAGCGCGATCGCAACTTCCTCAGGGAGCGGAAGCACTGCTCGGACCGCCAAGCACGGGCCTCAGTGAAGTCTTCATGTATCTCGTGGAATCACCATCGCAGAATCTCAGGGACTTGCGCACGTTACACGATTGGGTGATTCGGCCGATGTTGCGGGCAGTGCCGGGACTGGCCGATGTCGATACCCTGGGTGGGTTGGCGAAGCAGTATGAAGTGCTTGTGAATCCTAACCGCCTCACGAGCCTAAATCTCACGCTGCGTCAAGTGCAGACGGCCATCACAGAAAATAATCAGAACGCCGGAGGCAGTTACATCGAGAAGGGTGGCGACAAGCTGGTCGTCATCGGAGAAGGGCTGGCTCGATCCTCTGAGGATTTGGAGCACATCGTTGTCGCGACCCACAACGGGACGCCGGTGTACCTCCGTGACGTGGCTCAGGTTCGCCAAGGACATGCCGTCCGATTAGGCGGCGTCACGCGGGATGGAGAGGGGGAGGTCCTCGAAGGAATCGCCGTGATGCTGCGGGGAGGAAACAGCCGAGAGGTAGTGTCCGCGGTGAAGGATAAGGTTGCGCTGATCAATCAGGTGTTGCCGGCCGGTGTGACGGTGATCCCATTTTATGATCGTATCGAACTCATCACCCAGGCGCTCGATACGGTCGAGCGAGCGTTGTTGGAAGGGGCCGCGGTGGTGATCCTCGTGCTCTATCTGTTCCTGCGGAACCTGCGGGGCGCGCTCGTAGTCGCCCTTACGCTGCCGATGGCGACATTGGCCACCTTTCTGATCATGCAACGGACCGGACTGTCGGCCAATCTCATGTCGTTGGGCGGTCTGGCGATTTCCTTGGGGATGATCGTGGATGCGGCGATTGTGCAGGTGGAGAACGTGGAGCGTCACTTAAGTGAGCAACCGGAAGGCGGAGCCTCTCTGGAGACCCTGTCGGAACGGTTGCCCGTGGTGCTCCGCGCGGTTCTGGAAGTGCGGCGACCGAGTCTATTCGGTGAATTGATTATTGCCCTGACGTTCGTGCCGTTGCTCGCTCTCGAAGGCATCGAAGGCAAAATGTTCGTTCCGCTGGCTGTGACAGTGGTGATTGCCCTCTTGAGTTCGCTGGTGCTGTCGATGACGGTGGTGCCGGTGATGGCAGCCATGCTGATGCGTCCACATCCGGCCAAGGAGGCCGGCCAGGCACTGAGGCGAGGAAGAAGGTTCTATCGATGGTTCTTGGGGCAGGCCATTCGTAACACGTCCCTCGTTGTCGGTGCAGCAACTGCCTTGCTCATCGGCGGGTTGGCGTTGATACCGTTTATCGGTCGGGAGTTCGTGCCGATTATGGACGAAGGATCGATCGTCGTGAATTTGGTGCGACTCCCAAGCATCAGCCTGAGCGAATCACTCACGATCGCAGGAGACGTCGAACGGCTTTTGCTGGGTATCCGGGATGTGCGTTCCGTCGTGTCGCGTACCGGCGCAAATGAACTGGGGACGGATCCCATGGGGATGGAACTCAGCGACATGTACGTGCTGCTGAAGCCCGAATCCGAATGGGAGGCGCCGAGCAAGCGCGATATCGAAGAGCAGGTGCGCTCGCGACTGGACCAGGTGCCCGGCGTTGTGTTCGGCTTGTCCCAGCCGATTGCCATGCGCGTGGATGAGCTGGTGTCGGGAGTCCGGTCACAGGTGGCGGTCAAGCTGTTCGGCGATGATCTCGACGTCTTGCAAGTAAAGGGAGAGGAGATTGCTCGGACATTGCGGCAGGTGACCGGCATGTCCGATATTCGCATCGAGCAAATCTCGGGTCTCTATTATCTCAAGCTTGATATCGACCGATCTAGAGTGGCTCGCCATGGAATTAATGTGGCCGACATCACGGAGGTCATCCAGGCTGTTGGTGTCGGGATGGAGGCGGGAGAAGTCTTCGAGGGGCAGAGGCGATTTCCGATCGTCGTGCGATTTCCGGATGATCGGCGGAACGATGTCGAGTCGATCGCAGCCTTGTGGGTGACGGCGCCGGATGGTTCCCGTATCCCGCTGCGGGAGCTTGCCGATATTCGGATCGTGGAAGGTCCGGCACAAATCAGCCGTGAACAAGCCAGCCGCCGCATCGTCGTCGAAGCGAATGTGGTCGGACGCGACCTTGTCGGTGCGGTCGAAGAGGCCCAGGCAGCGGTGGAAACGCATGTACAGCTTCCACCTGGCTATTATGTCACGTGGGGAGGACAATTTGAGAATCAACAGCGGGCCATGAGGCGCCTGGCCATCGTGGTGCCGATAGTCATCGGACTTATTTTTCTGCTCTTGTTCTTGACCTTCGGGAATCTTCGGCAGGCGGCGCTGATCCTGCTCGCCATTCCATTTGCCATGGTCGGCGGTCTCGTGGCGCTGCTGATCGGTGGGCTCTATCTGTCGGTCCCGGCCTCCGTCGGTTTCATTGCTCTATTCGGAGTTGCCGTGCTGAATGGGGTTGTGAAGATTTCCTATATCAACCAGCTGCGCGAACAGGGCATGGCACTTGATGAGGCCGTGCTGACCGGCATGGTCTTGCGGCTTCGGCCCATCTTGATGACGGCACTCGTGGCTGCTCTTGGGCTTACGCCGCTACTCCTCGCGAGCGGGCCAGGTTCCGAGATTCAACGCCCACTGGCGACAGTCGTCATCGGTGGATTAATCTCATCGACGGCATTGACGTTGATTGTGTTACCCGTGTTGTATCGGTGGATTGAACAGCGGGCAGAGAAGCGAGCCAGTGACGCTCAGTCGGGCATGC